A single bacterium DNA region contains:
- a CDS encoding putative O-glycosylation ligase, exosortase A system-associated, with protein sequence MKYKSTFLLTFAILSGIIIGIAILFRPDIYVLAGSCFAIITLILIFIRPYFGIIIYYATLFMLPEELAGTPAPLIICLITTLFCLKDVIKTRGYKFVFGKQSYFLSGLWLMMVVSVVFAYEKSHCWKPLLSFSKTFIFYFVTINLIRTKKDFKILLWAIAVIFGILALKCNVHCFLFGPGRVAGAGGDNNHFALALIMALPFSIYLFFSENLLLKKLLLGIISLCIIATVILTFSRGGFIGLIGVLSLIFLKARTKALALYGIVFLVLLFIVSIPSGYIERLNTILEYQKDDSAMGRIYAWRAGGQMIWERPLIGIGLGNFAPLAHTYDSRLDKSMEAHNSFIHLAGECGLISLLLFIMLISTSMIDSYRIRRNIDERFSKITVPACKIIEVSLGGYVLAGSFLSEVNFELVYLLFALSVILKRL encoded by the coding sequence ATGAAATATAAATCCACTTTCCTTTTAACTTTTGCTATTCTTTCAGGAATAATTATAGGCATTGCCATTTTATTTCGTCCTGATATATATGTTCTTGCTGGTAGTTGTTTCGCCATAATCACTCTAATACTCATCTTTATTCGGCCATATTTTGGTATTATTATTTATTATGCGACTCTTTTTATGCTCCCGGAGGAATTAGCAGGAACTCCTGCTCCCTTGATAATATGTTTAATCACAACCTTATTTTGCCTTAAAGATGTTATTAAAACTCGAGGATATAAATTTGTCTTTGGGAAACAGAGTTATTTCCTATCAGGATTATGGTTAATGATGGTAGTATCCGTGGTTTTTGCCTACGAAAAAAGCCATTGTTGGAAACCATTATTAAGTTTTAGTAAAACATTTATATTTTATTTCGTAACAATTAATCTTATAAGGACAAAGAAAGATTTTAAAATACTACTCTGGGCAATCGCAGTTATCTTTGGCATTTTAGCCTTAAAGTGTAATGTTCATTGTTTTCTATTTGGACCTGGACGCGTTGCCGGTGCTGGGGGTGATAATAATCATTTTGCCTTAGCGTTAATAATGGCATTACCTTTTAGTATTTATCTATTCTTTTCAGAAAATCTACTCCTTAAAAAACTCCTTTTAGGAATAATCTCATTGTGTATCATTGCAACGGTTATTCTTACTTTTTCAAGAGGTGGTTTTATTGGATTAATTGGGGTATTAAGTTTAATATTTTTAAAGGCAAGAACTAAGGCATTAGCTCTCTATGGAATTGTATTTTTAGTTCTATTGTTCATAGTTTCAATACCTTCAGGATATATAGAAAGACTAAACACTATCTTAGAGTATCAGAAAGATGATTCTGCTATGGGAAGGATATACGCCTGGAGAGCAGGTGGACAGATGATATGGGAACGACCACTAATAGGAATAGGATTGGGTAATTTCGCTCCCTTAGCCCATACCTATGATTCCCGATTAGATAAATCTATGGAGGCTCATAACTCATTTATCCATTTAGCGGGTGAGTGTGGTTTGATTTCATTATTACTCTTTATTATGTTAATATCTACTTCGATGATAGATTCATATAGAATCAGAAGAAATATAGATGAAAGATTTTCTAAGATAACAGTTCCTGCTTGTAAAATAATAGAGGTAAGTCTTGGTGGATATGTGTTAGCGGGTAGTTTTCTAAGTGAGGTAAATTTTGAGCTTGTTTATCTTTTATTTGCATTGAGTGTGATACTTAAACGATTGTAA